A single Microbacterium protaetiae DNA region contains:
- a CDS encoding PadR family transcriptional regulator — protein sequence MSVKQSLLAILDQGPCYGYQLRHEFDRRTGSTWPLNVGQIYNTLERLERDGLVAKGETDEQGHVFFEITDAGRAEVRAWLGSPVERGQGTRDELAIKLALAATLPGVDVAEVIQTQRRASLAQLQELNRAKYAGGDPEGSEELAWSLVVDSMIFAAEAEVRWLDHTEQRLALRPHHAMGLELSTERPKRGRPVAAQKSEAAR from the coding sequence ATGTCGGTCAAGCAGAGCCTGCTGGCGATCCTGGATCAGGGTCCCTGTTACGGATACCAGCTGCGCCACGAATTCGACCGGCGCACCGGGTCGACCTGGCCCCTGAACGTCGGTCAGATCTACAACACCCTTGAGCGGCTCGAACGCGACGGGCTTGTCGCCAAGGGCGAGACCGACGAGCAGGGGCACGTGTTCTTCGAGATCACCGACGCCGGGCGCGCCGAAGTACGTGCGTGGCTGGGGTCGCCCGTCGAACGCGGGCAGGGCACACGCGACGAGCTGGCGATAAAGCTCGCGCTGGCCGCGACGCTGCCGGGGGTGGATGTCGCCGAGGTGATCCAGACCCAGCGCCGAGCGTCGCTCGCGCAGCTGCAGGAGCTCAACCGCGCGAAGTACGCGGGCGGCGATCCCGAGGGGTCGGAAGAGCTCGCATGGTCGCTCGTGGTCGATTCGATGATCTTCGCCGCCGAGGCCGAAGTACGCTGGCTCGACCACACCGAACAGCGTCTCGCGCTGCGCCCGCATCACGCGATGGGCCTGGAGTTGTCGACCGAGCGGCCCAAGCGCGGGCGGCCGGTCGCTGCGCAGAAGTCGGAGGCAGCGCGATGA
- a CDS encoding ABC transporter ATP-binding protein, with translation MSDAILRMVGVSQQYGVGETSVSALSGVDLEVARGELVAIMGASGSGKSTLLSIAGGLQHPTAGEVIVEGRHLSTATPRELALLRRRSLGFVFQDFNLIPTLTALENVTLPLELDGFRARLARRAGRDALSSVGLADKLDAYPDDLSGGQQQRVAIARAVVGGRRLILADEPTGALDSVTGELVLKVLRTRVDAGAGAILVTHEARHAAWADRIVFLRDGRIIDESRRDGVEALAEVPA, from the coding sequence ATGAGCGACGCGATCCTGCGCATGGTCGGGGTCAGCCAGCAGTACGGCGTCGGCGAGACCAGCGTGTCGGCTCTGTCGGGCGTCGATCTGGAGGTGGCGCGCGGCGAACTGGTCGCGATCATGGGCGCCTCGGGCTCGGGCAAGTCGACGCTGCTGTCGATCGCGGGCGGGCTGCAGCATCCCACCGCCGGCGAAGTCATCGTCGAGGGACGTCACCTGTCCACGGCCACGCCGCGCGAGCTCGCGTTGCTGCGTCGGCGTTCCCTGGGGTTCGTGTTCCAAGACTTCAATCTCATCCCGACCCTCACGGCGCTCGAGAACGTCACGCTGCCGCTCGAGCTCGACGGCTTCCGAGCCCGGCTGGCGCGCCGTGCGGGTCGGGATGCGCTCTCGTCGGTCGGCCTGGCCGACAAGCTCGACGCGTATCCCGACGACCTGTCGGGCGGCCAGCAGCAGCGCGTGGCCATCGCGCGCGCGGTCGTCGGCGGGCGGCGCCTGATCCTTGCCGACGAGCCGACCGGCGCGCTGGACTCGGTCACCGGCGAGCTCGTGCTGAAGGTGCTGCGCACGCGGGTGGATGCCGGAGCCGGCGCGATCCTCGTCACGCACGAGGCGCGCCACGCGGCCTGGGCCGATCGGATCGTCTTCCTGCGCGACGGGCGCATCATCGACGAGTCGCGCCGCGACGGCGTCGAGGCGCTGGCCGAGGTGCCCGCGTGA
- the secA gene encoding preprotein translocase subunit SecA, which translates to MANPLEKILRAGEGRILRRLQQVAKAVNALEDEYSALTDDELRGETAEFRERYEKGESLDKLMPEAFAAVREAARRTLGQRPYDVQLMGGAALHLGNIAEMKTGEGKTLVATLPAYLNAIAGKGVHIITVNDFLASYQAELMGRVFRALGMTTGTIISGQTPDVRREQYNADITYGTNNEFGFDYLRDNMAWQKQDLVQRGHFYAIVDEVDSILIDEARTPLIISGPSSGEANRWFTEFAKIAKTLEPGVDYEVDEKKRTVGVLEPGIEKVEDYLGIDNLYESANTPLISFLNNSIKAVALFKRDTDYVVMNDEVMIVDEHTGRILVGRRYNEGIHQAIEAKESVPVKAENQTLATVTLQNYFRLYEKLSGMTGTAETEAAEFMSTYKLGVVPIPTNKPMIRKDQSDLVYKNEQAKFTQVVEDIAERHEKGQPVLVGTISVEKSEYLSRMLAKKGIKHEVLNAKNHAREAEIVARAGRLGGVTVATNMAGRGTDIMLGGNAEFLAVQEVKSRGLDPEETPEEYEQAWDEVYPAVKAKVEAEAEEVVKVGGLYVLGTERHESRRIDNQLRGRSGRQGDPGESRFYLSLTDDLMRLFQSGAAEAILARTNFPDDVAIESKMVTRAIRSAQSQVEARNAEIRKNVLKYDDVLNRQREAIYADRRQMLEGDDIADRIQHFVEDTINAIIDDHTSVGHTESWDFDALWSELKTLYPVSVTIDEVVAEAGNRGRITPEVLKREILSDAKIAYGKREEKLGEAAMRELERRVVLQVLDRRWRDHLYEMDYLKDGIGLRAMAQRDPLVEYQREGFQMFQTMMGQIKEESVGYLYNLEVEVRAQAEGELDVEAKGLVAPSQDGQRLEYSASNEGGEVEVRNDRGQVQQAATNRVRQAAAAAAAQAPAPEKQAQPAARGAFGQPTSAPSQGDAPAANNRAERRAAQKRK; encoded by the coding sequence GTGGCCAACCCCCTCGAGAAAATTCTTCGCGCCGGCGAGGGCCGCATTCTGCGGCGGCTTCAGCAGGTCGCGAAGGCCGTCAACGCGCTCGAAGACGAGTATTCCGCGCTCACGGACGACGAGCTGCGTGGCGAGACGGCCGAGTTCCGGGAGCGGTATGAGAAGGGCGAGTCGCTCGACAAGCTCATGCCCGAGGCTTTCGCCGCTGTCCGTGAGGCCGCACGGCGCACGCTCGGTCAGCGTCCCTACGACGTGCAGCTGATGGGTGGCGCGGCCCTGCACCTGGGCAACATCGCCGAGATGAAGACCGGTGAAGGAAAGACCCTGGTCGCCACGCTGCCGGCCTATCTGAACGCGATCGCCGGCAAGGGCGTGCACATCATCACGGTCAACGACTTCCTCGCGTCATACCAGGCCGAGCTGATGGGCCGTGTGTTCCGGGCCCTGGGCATGACCACCGGCACCATCATCTCGGGCCAGACGCCCGACGTGCGCCGGGAACAGTACAACGCCGACATCACGTACGGCACGAACAATGAGTTCGGCTTCGACTATCTGCGCGACAACATGGCGTGGCAGAAGCAAGACCTCGTGCAGCGCGGCCACTTCTACGCGATCGTCGATGAGGTCGACTCGATCCTCATCGACGAGGCCCGCACCCCGTTGATCATCTCGGGCCCCTCATCGGGTGAGGCGAACCGCTGGTTCACCGAGTTCGCGAAGATCGCGAAGACCCTCGAGCCGGGGGTCGACTACGAGGTCGACGAGAAGAAGCGCACCGTCGGCGTGCTCGAGCCCGGCATCGAGAAGGTCGAGGACTACCTCGGCATCGACAACCTGTACGAGTCGGCGAACACCCCGCTGATCTCGTTCCTGAACAACTCGATCAAGGCCGTGGCCTTGTTCAAGCGCGACACCGACTACGTCGTGATGAACGACGAGGTCATGATCGTCGACGAGCACACCGGCCGCATCCTCGTCGGCCGGCGCTACAACGAGGGCATCCACCAGGCCATCGAGGCCAAAGAGAGCGTGCCCGTCAAGGCCGAGAACCAGACGCTGGCCACCGTCACGCTGCAGAACTACTTCCGGCTCTACGAGAAGCTCTCAGGCATGACCGGCACGGCCGAGACCGAAGCGGCCGAGTTCATGTCGACCTACAAGCTGGGCGTCGTGCCGATTCCGACGAACAAGCCGATGATCCGCAAAGACCAGTCCGACCTGGTCTACAAGAACGAGCAGGCCAAGTTCACGCAGGTCGTCGAAGACATCGCCGAGCGCCACGAGAAGGGCCAGCCGGTGCTGGTGGGCACCATCAGCGTCGAAAAGAGCGAGTACCTCTCGCGGATGCTGGCGAAGAAGGGCATCAAGCACGAGGTGCTCAACGCGAAGAACCACGCGCGTGAAGCCGAGATCGTGGCCCGTGCCGGCCGGCTGGGCGGAGTGACCGTCGCCACGAACATGGCCGGTCGTGGCACTGACATCATGCTCGGCGGCAACGCCGAGTTCCTTGCCGTGCAAGAGGTCAAGAGCCGCGGGCTCGACCCCGAAGAGACCCCCGAAGAGTACGAGCAGGCGTGGGATGAGGTCTACCCGGCCGTCAAGGCAAAGGTGGAGGCCGAGGCCGAAGAGGTCGTCAAGGTCGGTGGACTCTATGTGCTGGGCACCGAGAGGCACGAGTCGCGCCGCATCGACAACCAGCTGCGCGGACGTTCCGGACGTCAGGGCGACCCCGGTGAGAGCCGGTTCTACCTGTCGCTGACCGACGACCTGATGCGCCTGTTCCAGTCGGGCGCCGCCGAGGCGATTCTGGCGCGCACGAACTTCCCCGACGACGTGGCCATCGAGTCGAAGATGGTGACCCGCGCTATCCGCAGCGCGCAGTCGCAGGTCGAGGCGCGTAACGCCGAGATCCGCAAGAACGTGCTCAAGTACGACGACGTTCTCAACCGTCAGCGCGAGGCCATCTACGCCGACCGCCGGCAGATGCTCGAGGGCGACGACATCGCCGATCGCATCCAGCACTTCGTCGAAGACACCATCAACGCGATCATCGACGACCACACCTCGGTGGGTCACACCGAGAGCTGGGACTTCGACGCCCTGTGGTCGGAGTTGAAGACGCTGTATCCGGTGAGTGTGACCATCGACGAGGTCGTCGCCGAAGCGGGCAACAGAGGGCGGATCACCCCCGAGGTGCTCAAGCGCGAGATTCTCTCCGACGCGAAGATCGCTTACGGCAAGCGCGAGGAGAAGCTCGGCGAGGCCGCCATGCGCGAGCTGGAGCGCCGGGTCGTGCTGCAGGTGCTCGACCGCCGCTGGCGCGACCACCTCTACGAGATGGACTACCTCAAGGACGGCATCGGCCTGCGCGCCATGGCGCAGCGCGACCCGCTCGTGGAGTACCAGCGCGAGGGCTTCCAGATGTTCCAGACGATGATGGGGCAGATCAAGGAGGAGTCGGTCGGCTACCTCTACAATCTCGAGGTCGAGGTGCGTGCGCAGGCCGAAGGTGAGCTCGACGTCGAGGCCAAGGGCTTGGTCGCGCCCAGCCAAGATGGACAGCGCCTCGAATACTCGGCGTCGAACGAGGGCGGCGAGGTCGAGGTGCGCAACGATCGCGGACAAGTGCAGCAGGCGGCGACCAACCGCGTGCGCCAGGCGGCCGCGGCTGCCGCTGCCCAGGCGCCCGCGCCCGAGAAGCAGGCCCAGCCGGCCGCACGCGGCGCGTTCGGACAGCCGACCTCGGCTCCCTCGCAGGGCGATGCCCCCGCGGCCAACAACCGCGCCGAGCGCCGCGCCGCGCAGAAGCGCAAGTAG
- a CDS encoding helix-turn-helix domain-containing protein: protein MPDMSPDEERLVTPAQVAEVLGLSVDEVIALAMEGQVRGVRVGVPPQWRISEGSVAAYLDEQTEQTRRMALWRQSNAASFPELWGTGNVRRPD from the coding sequence ATGCCCGATATGTCTCCTGACGAGGAGCGCCTGGTCACCCCCGCGCAGGTCGCCGAGGTGCTGGGGCTGTCCGTCGACGAGGTGATCGCCCTTGCGATGGAGGGACAGGTGCGCGGCGTACGGGTCGGCGTTCCGCCGCAGTGGCGCATCAGCGAGGGCAGCGTCGCGGCCTACCTCGACGAGCAGACCGAGCAGACCCGTCGCATGGCCCTGTGGCGCCAGTCGAACGCCGCCAGCTTCCCCGAGCTGTGGGGCACCGGGAACGTGCGCCGCCCCGACTGA
- a CDS encoding glycosyltransferase, which produces MYELLHTGTVATLAIGYALCAALIWFAGARALVLWALSQRMLRRAAALPATAAASPTLRVALLYCVADDFCPDALRASMRQSIAVDTYILDDSRDAANQTHIDAFAAEHLATVIRRPHRTGFKAGNLNHALSALRGRFDACVVLDSDTVLPRGFVAAASAQLQDDGTLAVVQAVPDAAGTTLFARVLGPLVNAHALANHLPRTRAGLPMFIGRGALIRAAAIHAVGGVPETVAEDLALTTRLRAAGWGIAIRPDLRFGETYPIDYAALRTQVGKAAEGAAEFLRSAALRSSALRALRHRERLDALTETALLPAGALAGLGIMLSGVLLAVAGIALPAGLMAATAVIALMPLLPTGVATWRRHGALPAAVFLAAASLVYGSVALLTLRRTARVLCGRRAVFTVTPKTATRPGASFGALRSEFACALVAAVAAIALHSPALAAGFAAPVAVAAVLLSASRPRAAASRHRTTGHRVAHRAPVARRASLPTTVR; this is translated from the coding sequence ATGTACGAGCTCCTGCACACTGGCACCGTCGCGACGCTCGCGATCGGATACGCCCTGTGCGCCGCCCTCATCTGGTTCGCGGGCGCGCGGGCTCTCGTGCTCTGGGCGCTTTCGCAACGGATGCTGCGTCGCGCTGCCGCGCTGCCGGCAACGGCCGCGGCATCCCCCACTCTGCGCGTTGCCCTGCTGTATTGCGTCGCCGACGACTTCTGCCCCGACGCCCTGCGCGCGAGCATGCGGCAGAGCATCGCCGTAGACACCTACATCTTGGATGACTCACGGGATGCCGCGAACCAGACGCACATCGACGCGTTCGCCGCCGAGCACCTGGCCACCGTCATCCGGCGGCCGCACCGCACGGGGTTCAAAGCCGGCAATCTCAACCACGCGCTCAGCGCGTTGCGCGGCCGCTTCGACGCCTGCGTCGTGCTCGACAGCGACACCGTGTTGCCGCGCGGTTTCGTCGCCGCCGCATCCGCGCAGCTGCAGGATGACGGTACCCTCGCCGTCGTGCAGGCGGTTCCGGATGCCGCGGGCACGACCCTTTTCGCGCGGGTGCTCGGTCCGCTCGTGAACGCGCATGCCCTGGCCAACCACCTGCCTCGCACCCGCGCGGGTCTGCCGATGTTCATCGGGCGCGGCGCGCTGATTCGGGCGGCCGCGATTCACGCGGTGGGCGGCGTGCCCGAGACGGTGGCCGAAGACCTCGCCCTGACCACCCGGCTGCGCGCGGCGGGATGGGGCATAGCGATCCGCCCCGATCTGCGCTTCGGAGAGACGTACCCGATCGACTATGCGGCCCTTCGCACGCAGGTGGGCAAGGCCGCGGAAGGCGCCGCCGAATTCCTGCGCTCAGCGGCGTTGCGCTCCAGCGCACTGCGCGCCCTGCGCCACCGCGAGCGCCTGGACGCGCTCACCGAGACCGCCCTCCTACCCGCGGGAGCACTGGCCGGCCTGGGCATCATGCTCAGCGGCGTGCTGCTGGCCGTCGCGGGCATCGCGCTGCCGGCCGGGCTCATGGCCGCGACCGCCGTGATCGCGCTCATGCCGCTCCTTCCGACGGGCGTCGCGACCTGGCGGCGGCACGGCGCGCTGCCGGCCGCTGTCTTCCTGGCCGCGGCATCCCTCGTCTACGGCTCGGTCGCCCTGCTCACCCTGCGGCGCACCGCGCGTGTGCTGTGCGGACGGCGCGCGGTGTTCACCGTGACGCCGAAGACCGCCACACGTCCCGGCGCCTCGTTCGGCGCACTGCGCTCCGAGTTCGCGTGCGCTCTTGTCGCGGCGGTCGCAGCGATCGCTCTGCACTCCCCCGCCCTCGCCGCTGGCTTCGCCGCGCCTGTCGCCGTGGCCGCCGTCCTGCTCTCGGCGAGCCGACCGCGGGCTGCGGCATCCCGCCATCGCACCACCGGTCATCGCGTCGCGCATCGTGCGCCCGTCGCGCGACGGGCGAGCCTTCCCACCACCGTCCGATAA
- a CDS encoding AAA family ATPase, translating to MRAVIVATSHSRALAAELERAGVEIVGALGADHPAAGAADPLLDSADALVLEIGARTLTVEVVAACDRAGVRIVPLCATEAAVRLSAAFGLAPALPFDSDAWTIAQVLASAPPPVLEADTVRSQVITVWGPAGAPGRSTLAVELAAELSRGRRRVGLVDADTHAPALALMLGLTDEGPGFAAACRQAERGALDAAELDRISTAVPVADGAVAVLSGINRPSRWPELSDGRVTAALQRCRDWVEFTVVDAASSLERDEEIVSDLADGPRRNAATLAALRAADRIVAVLAADPVGVARFLRAYGELRAVVGNTPVAVVANRLRPGTLGIDARGQVQRTLERFAGISDVWFIPNDARGVDKALLASRPVVEASPRSSVTPAVRRFAAEAVAPAPTPPRSSPRRLRRRARVRVAESAVAP from the coding sequence ATGCGCGCGGTGATCGTCGCGACCTCGCACTCGCGGGCGTTGGCCGCCGAACTCGAGCGGGCCGGGGTCGAGATCGTCGGCGCACTCGGCGCCGACCATCCTGCGGCCGGCGCCGCCGACCCGCTGCTGGACTCGGCCGATGCCCTCGTGCTCGAAATCGGCGCGCGCACGCTGACGGTCGAGGTGGTGGCCGCGTGCGATCGCGCCGGAGTGCGCATCGTGCCGCTGTGTGCGACCGAGGCTGCTGTTCGCCTGTCTGCTGCGTTCGGCCTCGCGCCCGCGCTGCCCTTCGACAGCGACGCCTGGACCATCGCGCAGGTGCTGGCGTCGGCACCCCCACCGGTGCTCGAAGCCGACACAGTGCGATCACAGGTGATCACCGTGTGGGGGCCGGCGGGCGCCCCCGGTCGCTCCACTCTCGCCGTCGAGCTGGCCGCCGAACTCAGCCGAGGACGACGGCGCGTGGGGCTGGTGGATGCCGATACCCACGCACCCGCCCTCGCGCTCATGCTCGGGCTCACCGATGAGGGCCCCGGCTTCGCCGCGGCCTGCCGACAGGCCGAGCGGGGCGCGCTCGATGCTGCCGAGCTCGACCGGATCAGCACCGCGGTGCCGGTCGCTGACGGTGCGGTCGCGGTTCTGTCCGGCATCAACCGGCCCTCGCGCTGGCCCGAGCTCAGCGACGGCCGGGTGACGGCGGCACTTCAGCGATGTCGCGACTGGGTCGAGTTCACCGTGGTGGATGCGGCATCCTCGCTCGAGCGCGATGAAGAGATCGTCAGCGACCTGGCCGATGGTCCACGGCGGAACGCGGCCACCCTCGCGGCCTTGCGAGCGGCCGACCGGATCGTCGCCGTGCTGGCTGCCGACCCCGTGGGCGTGGCCCGCTTTCTGCGGGCGTACGGCGAGCTGCGCGCCGTGGTCGGCAACACCCCGGTGGCAGTGGTCGCCAACCGGCTGCGCCCGGGGACCCTGGGCATCGATGCGCGGGGGCAGGTGCAGCGGACGCTGGAGAGGTTCGCCGGCATCAGCGACGTGTGGTTCATTCCGAACGATGCGCGTGGGGTCGACAAGGCGCTGCTGGCATCGCGCCCGGTCGTCGAGGCATCCCCACGGTCATCGGTGACACCGGCGGTGCGCCGGTTCGCCGCCGAGGCCGTGGCGCCCGCACCGACGCCGCCGCGCTCGTCGCCGCGCCGGTTGCGCCGGCGTGCGCGGGTGCGCGTCGCAGAGAGCGCCGTCGCACCGTAG
- a CDS encoding alpha/beta fold hydrolase: protein MHPALEPFDSGMLGRPDGARLYWETSGNPTGRPALYLHGGPGGGLGRGGYRRRFDPDRHLIVGLDQRGCGRSIPWAIDGALDANTTPALIDDLEALREHLAIDAWLIHGVSWGCTLALAYALAHPGRVTALVLTAVTTGGRDEIDWITESVGAVFPEAWHRLAASVPPGTRVIDHYARLLRDPDAAVRRDAADAWDDWESTHISLDPAWQPGPRHSSARERENFAALVTHYWAHDCFLAEPLIDRAGELAQIPGVLIHGRRDISGPAITPWRLHRAWPGSRLEIIEDEGHGGNREMELTTRAIDAFAH, encoded by the coding sequence GTGCATCCTGCCCTCGAGCCGTTCGACTCCGGCATGCTGGGGCGCCCCGACGGCGCCCGGCTGTACTGGGAGACATCGGGAAACCCGACCGGTCGCCCGGCCCTCTACCTGCACGGCGGGCCCGGCGGGGGACTGGGGCGCGGTGGATACCGGCGCAGGTTCGACCCCGACCGCCATCTGATCGTCGGGCTCGACCAGCGCGGGTGCGGGCGCAGCATCCCGTGGGCCATCGACGGCGCGCTCGACGCCAACACGACCCCTGCCCTGATCGACGACCTTGAAGCGCTGCGCGAGCATCTGGCGATCGATGCCTGGCTGATCCATGGCGTCTCGTGGGGATGCACGTTGGCGCTCGCCTATGCGCTGGCGCATCCCGGCCGCGTCACCGCGCTCGTGCTGACTGCCGTCACGACCGGCGGTCGCGACGAGATCGACTGGATCACCGAGTCGGTCGGGGCGGTGTTCCCCGAAGCGTGGCACCGGCTCGCGGCATCCGTCCCACCCGGAACCCGGGTGATCGACCACTACGCGCGGCTGCTGCGCGACCCGGATGCCGCGGTGCGGCGAGATGCCGCGGACGCCTGGGACGACTGGGAGTCGACGCACATCAGCCTCGATCCGGCGTGGCAGCCGGGCCCGCGCCACAGCTCAGCGCGGGAGCGGGAGAATTTCGCCGCGCTGGTCACGCACTACTGGGCGCACGACTGCTTTCTCGCCGAACCTCTCATCGATCGTGCGGGCGAGCTCGCGCAGATCCCCGGCGTTCTCATCCACGGGCGCCGCGACATCAGCGGGCCGGCGATCACGCCCTGGCGGCTGCATCGCGCGTGGCCGGGAAGCCGGCTGGAGATCATCGAGGATGAGGGCCACGGCGGCAATCGCGAGATGGAGCTGACCACCCGGGCCATCGACGCGTTCGCGCACTGA
- a CDS encoding Rv3235 family protein, whose protein sequence is MAWHPAVSSAQRYARDPDPGAAERTSADELPDPEPLLRNLAQGVLEVLAGVRDVNQLARWMTEDAFRSLATRGALAARARSARGIAASRPVQSIRSVHLGAPVDDAVEAVVVIGGPARTRAMAIRLEGLDHRWRASSLALL, encoded by the coding sequence ATGGCGTGGCATCCGGCAGTCTCGTCCGCTCAGCGGTATGCGCGAGATCCCGATCCGGGTGCCGCAGAGCGCACGTCGGCCGACGAGCTGCCCGACCCCGAACCGCTGCTGCGCAATCTCGCCCAGGGAGTGCTCGAAGTGCTCGCCGGGGTGCGCGACGTGAACCAGCTCGCCCGCTGGATGACCGAAGACGCCTTCCGCTCCCTCGCCACGCGCGGTGCGCTGGCCGCCCGTGCCCGCAGTGCGCGCGGCATCGCCGCCAGCCGTCCGGTGCAGTCCATTCGCTCCGTGCATCTGGGCGCCCCCGTCGACGACGCCGTCGAGGCGGTCGTCGTCATCGGTGGCCCGGCCCGCACCCGCGCGATGGCGATCCGGCTCGAGGGGCTGGATCACCGCTGGCGGGCGTCGTCGCTCGCACTGCTGTGA
- a CDS encoding pyridoxal phosphate-dependent aminotransferase, with amino-acid sequence MTPLRPLDQSNKLKDVLYEIRGAALAEAGRLEADGHRILKLNTGNPAIFGFDAPYQIVRDMIEAVPYAHGYSDSRGIMSARRAVVSRYEEIPDFPKFDPDDVFLGNGVSELITMTMQALLDTGDEVLIPSPDYPLWTAMTSLAGGTPVHYRCDPDGDWQPDLEDIRSKVTDRTKAIVVINPNNPTGSVYTRQTLQGIVDIAREHSLLLLADEIYDRILYDDAQHINLATLAPDLLCLTFNGLSKTYRVAGYRSGWLVITGPTQHASGFLEGITLLASTRLCPNVPAQHAVQAALSGVQSIDALIGPTGRLHEQRDVAWEGLEAIPGVSCYRPQGALYAFPRLDPDVYEIRDDGKLIYDLLVAEHVLVVQGTGFNWPTPDHFRIVTLPESRVLADAVERIGNFLSSYKQ; translated from the coding sequence ATGACTCCGCTGCGCCCTCTCGACCAGTCGAACAAGCTCAAGGATGTGCTCTACGAGATCCGCGGAGCAGCCCTGGCAGAGGCCGGCCGACTGGAGGCCGACGGCCACCGCATCTTGAAGCTGAACACCGGCAATCCGGCGATCTTCGGCTTCGACGCGCCCTATCAGATCGTGCGCGACATGATCGAGGCCGTCCCGTATGCGCACGGCTACAGCGACAGTCGCGGCATCATGTCGGCGCGCCGCGCGGTGGTGTCGCGCTACGAAGAGATCCCCGACTTTCCGAAGTTCGATCCCGACGACGTGTTTCTGGGTAACGGCGTGTCCGAGCTGATCACGATGACGATGCAGGCTCTGCTCGACACCGGCGACGAGGTGCTCATCCCGTCACCGGACTACCCGCTGTGGACGGCGATGACGAGCCTGGCCGGCGGTACCCCGGTGCATTACCGGTGTGATCCCGACGGCGATTGGCAGCCCGACCTCGAAGACATCCGCAGCAAGGTCACCGATCGCACGAAGGCGATAGTGGTGATCAACCCCAACAACCCCACCGGATCGGTGTACACGCGCCAGACGCTGCAGGGGATCGTCGACATCGCCCGCGAGCACTCACTGCTGCTGCTGGCCGACGAGATCTACGACCGCATCCTCTACGACGATGCCCAGCACATCAATCTGGCCACTCTCGCCCCCGACCTGCTGTGTCTGACGTTCAACGGCCTGTCCAAGACGTATCGCGTGGCCGGCTACCGCAGCGGATGGCTGGTCATCACCGGGCCCACCCAGCACGCGAGCGGGTTCCTCGAGGGCATCACGCTGCTCGCCTCCACCCGACTGTGCCCGAACGTGCCGGCGCAGCACGCGGTGCAGGCGGCGCTGTCGGGCGTGCAGTCCATCGACGCGCTCATCGGCCCGACCGGCCGGCTGCACGAGCAGCGCGACGTGGCCTGGGAAGGCCTGGAGGCCATCCCCGGGGTCAGCTGCTATCGGCCGCAGGGGGCGCTGTATGCGTTCCCGCGCTTGGACCCCGACGTGTACGAGATTCGCGACGACGGAAAACTGATCTACGACCTGCTGGTGGCCGAGCACGTGCTGGTGGTGCAGGGGACCGGGTTCAACTGGCCCACGCCCGACCACTTCCGCATCGTCACGCTGCCCGAGTCGCGGGTGCTCGCCGACGCGGTCGAGCGCATCGGCAACTTCCTGTCGTCGTACAAGCAGTAG
- a CDS encoding SAF domain-containing protein gives MTALDSAASTTVTMPRPRRRGFWTDARFFLGVVLIIASIAGVWAVVSLSRQTSPVYAAAHTIVPGQKVTAADLTVIDVALGRSADAYLAPGATLNDAVATRTIDAGELVPAAATVSAASSQVTTVVVHSSAAVPSNVTSGSTVDLWAAAPTDAGTYDTPRILIANATVVSVAHDDSMIGGGADAIELVIPRSDVAAALAAIAGESALSVVPSGGR, from the coding sequence ATGACAGCACTCGACAGCGCCGCGTCGACGACCGTGACCATGCCGCGTCCGCGACGCCGCGGGTTCTGGACCGACGCCCGGTTCTTTCTCGGAGTCGTGCTCATCATCGCCTCGATCGCCGGCGTGTGGGCTGTCGTGTCACTGTCACGGCAGACGTCACCGGTCTACGCGGCAGCGCACACGATAGTGCCGGGTCAGAAGGTGACGGCGGCCGACCTCACCGTCATCGACGTGGCTCTCGGCCGCTCCGCCGATGCGTATCTGGCGCCCGGGGCGACGCTGAACGATGCCGTGGCGACCCGCACCATCGACGCCGGTGAACTCGTTCCGGCGGCGGCCACGGTCTCGGCGGCCAGCTCGCAGGTGACCACTGTCGTCGTGCACAGCAGTGCCGCCGTGCCCAGCAACGTCACGAGCGGAAGCACCGTGGATCTGTGGGCGGCGGCACCCACCGACGCTGGCACGTACGACACGCCGCGCATCCTCATCGCGAACGCCACCGTGGTCTCGGTCGCGCACGACGACTCGATGATCGGCGGCGGCGCCGATGCCATCGAGCTCGTGATCCCGCGCTCTGACGTCGCCGCGGCGCTGGCGGCGATCGCCGGCGAGTCGGCGTTGTCGGTCGTTCCGAGCGGGGGCCGATGA